Sequence from the Actinocatenispora sera genome:
ACCACCTCGACGACGATCTCCTCCAGCTCCGCCCGTTCCGGCACCAGCTTGGTCAGGTCGGCCCGGCCGGCCACGACCTGCTCGGTGACCTGCCCAGCAACCTGCTGCACGGGGGACGGTTGGCCCTCCGGCGCCTGCTCGGCGGCGGGTTGCACCTTCTCCACCGGTGGCGGTGCAGGGGCGACAGGCGCGATCCCGAGAATGACCGGCATCCAGTCGCTCAACCACTTGGTGAGCAGGGCGAGATCGGTCTGCTGCGGCCAGGCCGGATAGTACTGATCCAGGCTCGTCCGTAGCCGCTCACGCCATCCGTCGCCCAGTTGACCGCGCTGGTCGTCGGTGACCCAGCTGAAGCTCTCCGGCGTCCCCGGTGGTGGCGGCGCCACCGGAGGCGCGGCGTAGTTCCCGGTCAAGGTGGGCATCCAGTCGCTCAACCACTGGCCAAGCTGCTTGTCGTCGGCCTGCTTCCACTCTGGCCACACCTGATCGATCCGGGTCCGCACCGTGTCGCGCCAGCCGTCGCCGAGCGCGGTGCGGGCGTCGTCGCCGACCCAGGTGAAACTCTCCGGTGTTCCCGGTGGCGGCGGCGCGGCCGGCGCCGGCGCGAAGTCACCGGTCAACGTCGGGATCCAGTCGTCGAGCCAGGGCACCAACTCGTCTGGCGGGCGATCGGACCACTCCGCCCAGATCTGGTCGAGGCGTGGCGGCAACGCCTGGCGCCAGTTCGTCCCGAGCGCCGACAGGACACGCTCCTGCTCGGGCGTCACCCAGTCCAACCGTCGCACCGACTCTGCCCGCTCGCGTCGTGCCTCGTCGATGCAGTCGGTCAGGATCCGTCGCTGCTTGTCCTCGTCCAGAAGCCACTCGCGACGTTCGTCCTCGTTCGTGATCCTCTCGTCGACGTGGACGAGGAACAGTCGGAGAACGCGAAGATCCGGGTCGGTATTGACGCGTGTTTCATCGAGATCAAGGGTCGTCAGGAAATCCGGACGGCACACCCTCTCCCACTCGGGCTTCTCCCCGTCCTGCTCGACCCACTGGAAGCGAAGGTACTCAAACGATCGCTGCAGCCATTCCAGGTAGTCCTCGACTGTCCACTCTGGGGTGGGCGGATTCGGCATGAGCTTCCCCTCCACTTCCCTTGCCCCGTGGGCCACTTCCGCGCCCTGAGGCGTACCTGCTCGAACCGTAGGCGCGGCGCCACGCGCGGCGAACGCACGTCCGCGCAGTCCGGTGCGCACCGGCGGTTGCGCTTTGGTGCAGCCAGACGAGGGCACCGCGTCCAGCCTCGGCGGCACAGCGCCCGAGGGGCCGATCGGGCGATCCGCGATTCCCGGAAGGGCGCCTGACCGTCGCTGGCGGACAACCATGCGGCGCGGGTTCCCTGGGCACCATGCCCGCTCCGCTGATCGTTTCCGGCGCCACCCTGGCATGCTCCATGGGCTCGGCTCCTGGCGCCCTCACGATCCCGCCCGACGAACAGGTCACGATCGCTGGTGCGGCCGCCGCAACGGTCGCGAACACCGCCGCGGTCACCAATGTTCCGTCCTTCGGGCTGTGCCGGTCGCTCGGCAACCCGGAGGTGTCCAGCGCCACCTCCGCGGCCCAGGGCGTACTCACTCCACAGCCGTGCCTGCCGAAGATCGTCGGTCCATGGTTGCCGGGCACTGCGGCCGTGCTGATCGGCCGTATCCCGGCAGTCAGCCAGACCTGCACCTGTGCCTGCGCGTACGGCGGGATGGTCTCGGTGTCCAGGCCAGGACAGGAGGGGGTCCTCGGGTGATGGTGTTTGGACGGCAACCAGACCCGCTGCGCAAGGCACTCGATAAGTGCACGTTAAGCGCTACTCGGAGACTGAACGGGCAACCTTCCGGCACCCAGGAGGCGAGAGATGGCCAAACGCGTACCCGTTCATGTCAGGGCCATGGATCCGATCTCGGTGGCAGGGCTCTCCGCCGCTCTGCGGGGCCACCCCGAGATCGAGATCATCGAACAACAAGCCGTCACCGCCGAGACGGTCGGGATGATCGCCGCGGACTCACTGACCGAGCCGGTCCTGGCCCTCGTGCGGTCGATGCGCCGGCTGGGCTGCGAACGCTTCGTGCTCGTCACCACCACCCCACAGGACATCGATCTAATGGCCGCCATCGAGCTGGGCGTGTCCGCGATGGTGGCGCGCCAGGAGGCCACCACGAACAGGATGGCCCAACTTGTCATGATGACCGCTTCCGGTGAGGCCGCCATGCCAGCCGATGTCCTCGGCCGGTTGCTGCGGCAGGTCTCCCGACTTCAGCACCAGGTGCTTGCGCCGCGTGGACTGAGCGTCAGCGGTCTGGCCGACCGGGAGGTCGAGATCCTCCGGCTGGTCGCGGACGGCTACGACACCCGGGATATCGCAAAGAGACTGGCCTACTCGGAACGCACGGTCAAGAACGCCCTGCACGACATCACGACCAGGTTCCAGCTGAAGAACCGTTCCCATGCCGTGGCCTACGCGGTGCGCGAAGGGCTGATCTAACCGCGCGGGTCGATCCCAAGCTCGATGAGCATCTCCGTGTACTCGGCGCGGGTGTGGCGGGCCGCCGCGCTGTCTCCGGCCCGCTCGTACCCCTCGATGAGCAGTCGCCAGGCGGGGTCGTGGAACCGGTCAATCCGCAATGCTTGCTGCGCGGCCTCCACCGCCCCGTCCTGCTCGGAGAGAAGCAACAGCGCGGTGGCCAGCGCGGTGGCGGCGGTCACGGCCTCGGCCCGCAGGCTTCGACGTTGCTCCGCCAACCACTCGGCCGCACCATCCTCGGGTAGCAGCTCGCCGGTGTATGCGGCGACTGCCGCCCGAAGCGGCCCGACGGCCGCTTCCGGACCATTGGCGCGTAGCCGTCGCCAGGCGGCCATGGCTGCGCCGAACCGCTGCACATCATGGTCGGAGCCGCGCGGCAGCGTCAGGTGGTACGCGTCCCCTCGGCGTTCGAGCATCGAACGCTGGGCACGATCGCGGCCCGGCTCGAGCATCGCCCGGATCATCGAGACCGCCACGTGTACGTTGCGGCGAGCCGAATCGATGGACACCTGCGGCCAGAACGCCTCGTGTAACGTCTCCACGGGCACGTCGTGCCCAGCCCGCAGCGAGATCAGCCGAAGGACCGACCGCACGCGCGGCCGCAGTGCCTGCCACTGCAGCGGCTGTCCGCCGGAGGTCAGCTCGTACCGGCCGAAGCACCGGATCGACACGGCCGCCGACCGCGCCGACCAGGCCCCGGATGGGGGTGTGAGCGGCTCCGTACTCGCCAGCACGACCATGTCCGATGGAATGCCCACGCTCGCTGCTGCCGCGTCGGCCTCGACGCGTAGCCGCGCCGCCTCTGGCCGGCCGCGTTGGGCGGCGTCCCGGGCAAGAACGACCCGAGCCCAGGCGGCGACCACGCCGGCGCCCAATGCCGTCGCCTCTTCGATGCAGGAGAGCAGGCTGCGATGCCGGAGCTGGCCGGCCGCACCGCCACCCATCGCGACGGCGAGTCGGGCGAACAACGTGCCCCACCGGTCACCGGTCTCAGCACAATCCAGCGCCAGCCGCTCGGTCCGCTCGAGCAGCTCGGCGTCGCCCGACAGGGCGCGGGCCGCCCGGTCCAGTCGCCGTAGCCACAGCGGATCGGTCGGCACGGGCGCGGCGGTGACCGGTTCGGTAGGCCCGCGCCCAGGCGGCTGTGCACTCCGATCGAGCGCTGTTCGAAGCAGCTGCGCCAGTTTCCGGATGACCGGCGTTGCCGACCGACCGGCGCGGTCCAGTCGGACCCTGGCCCGTTCTTGGTTGCCACACAGCAGCTCGGCCACCCCGCCCACCAACGCATGCCCATCGTCGGTAGCGTCGGCGGCGTCGGCCCACTCGGCCACGCGGGCGGGCTGTTCTCGCAGCGCCTCACGTAGCATTCGGGCCCAGTGCTCGTCGACGAGGGGGGTACGCACCGGATCCGGTGACGCCCAGGCATGGGCGAGTTGGCGCTCGACCATGCAGGCCTGCCGCGCTGGCCCTTCGGGAAGCTCGGCCAGGGCGGCGTCATAGTCGGCAAGAGCCGCGGCCAACCGGCCGCGGTCGAGGTTGCCATGGGCAGCGGCCACGCGACCCCATGCGTCCGGCAGCGGCTCGCCGGCAACCGGCTCCGCTTGCACCTCAACGGCTGAACGGCGCACGCTGGCATCCCGTTCGCGGGCTGGCACGGACGATTCGAACTCCGCCCCCTCCAGCCCGCTCTCCGCCAACAGCCGGCCCACCTGCCGACAACGGCCGGAGAACCCTGCGGCACCGATCAGATCAGTCAGCTCCGCCTGTAAGTAGCTTCGCACGAGCGGATGTACGCGGTACCCGACCGCTGGACTGTCGAGCGGCGTGATGAACACGTTGCGTTCGGCGAGCCAGCGCAGCACCGCATCGCTGTCCTGACGATCCAGCAGCTGGTCGCACACGGTCGGGTGAAGCACCGGCAGCGGGCTGCTTCCCACCAGCAAGGACCGGACGTCGTCGGTGAGGCTCGCCATGACCTTCGCCGCAAGGAATTCCCTCAGTGGGCCATCGGCACTGGCCAGCGTGGGCAGCACGCGAAGGCGGTCGGCCTCCGAGCGACCGGCGGTGATGCGGTGGAACGTATGGATTGCAGCGATCCAGCCCTCGGTGCGCCGTGTCACCTCCCGTACCACGGCGTTGCTCAACGGTTCCGCATAGACGTCGCGGAAAAGCTGCTCGACTTCGAGCCGGCGAAACCTGAGCTCGCGGATGCCCAGCACCGTGGTCTCGCGCATCATGCGGAGATCGCGGATGCATTCGACCGCACCGAACTGCCCGGCAAGCAGAAACCGGACGGTGGCCGGCAGCCGGTGGATGAGCTCAGACACGGCTGTCTGTGCATCGGGCGTGAGCATATGGACGTCGTCGACGAGGATCGCCAGCGGTTTGACGGCGTTATCGGCGAGGGTGGCGAGGTACTCGGTCGACAGCGATCGCCGCCGTCTCCCGCCCGTCAGATCCCTCGCCGGGGTGCTCGAGACCACCGACAAGTGGTTCGCTCTCCGGTCGACCACGCCCCAGCAGACTTCGAACCCACGCATCAGCAGTGTGCGGGCGAACTGCGAGAGCAAGGTCGTCTTGCCTGCTCCAGGTTCGCCGGTGATGACCACAGACGAGACGACAGATTCGTACGCCGCGCTGAGCAGCCGGTCTCGGCGAAGCTCCCAGGGCTCCGCGGGGCCCGTTCGCACTCCGGGCGCGCGACTGTTGCCGTGCACGTTCCCCCTTTTGGTGAGTTGATCGGACGCCCACCCGCAGCCCGTTGCCCGCGTACATGCGCCGCGATTCCACCTCTTGGAGCAAACG
This genomic interval carries:
- a CDS encoding BTAD domain-containing putative transcriptional regulator produces the protein MVITGEPGAGKTTLLSQFARTLLMRGFEVCWGVVDRRANHLSVVSSTPARDLTGGRRRRSLSTEYLATLADNAVKPLAILVDDVHMLTPDAQTAVSELIHRLPATVRFLLAGQFGAVECIRDLRMMRETTVLGIRELRFRRLEVEQLFRDVYAEPLSNAVVREVTRRTEGWIAAIHTFHRITAGRSEADRLRVLPTLASADGPLREFLAAKVMASLTDDVRSLLVGSSPLPVLHPTVCDQLLDRQDSDAVLRWLAERNVFITPLDSPAVGYRVHPLVRSYLQAELTDLIGAAGFSGRCRQVGRLLAESGLEGAEFESSVPARERDASVRRSAVEVQAEPVAGEPLPDAWGRVAAAHGNLDRGRLAAALADYDAALAELPEGPARQACMVERQLAHAWASPDPVRTPLVDEHWARMLREALREQPARVAEWADAADATDDGHALVGGVAELLCGNQERARVRLDRAGRSATPVIRKLAQLLRTALDRSAQPPGRGPTEPVTAAPVPTDPLWLRRLDRAARALSGDAELLERTERLALDCAETGDRWGTLFARLAVAMGGGAAGQLRHRSLLSCIEEATALGAGVVAAWARVVLARDAAQRGRPEAARLRVEADAAAASVGIPSDMVVLASTEPLTPPSGAWSARSAAVSIRCFGRYELTSGGQPLQWQALRPRVRSVLRLISLRAGHDVPVETLHEAFWPQVSIDSARRNVHVAVSMIRAMLEPGRDRAQRSMLERRGDAYHLTLPRGSDHDVQRFGAAMAAWRRLRANGPEAAVGPLRAAVAAYTGELLPEDGAAEWLAEQRRSLRAEAVTAATALATALLLLSEQDGAVEAAQQALRIDRFHDPAWRLLIEGYERAGDSAAARHTRAEYTEMLIELGIDPRG
- a CDS encoding helix-turn-helix transcriptional regulator, whose amino-acid sequence is MAKRVPVHVRAMDPISVAGLSAALRGHPEIEIIEQQAVTAETVGMIAADSLTEPVLALVRSMRRLGCERFVLVTTTPQDIDLMAAIELGVSAMVARQEATTNRMAQLVMMTASGEAAMPADVLGRLLRQVSRLQHQVLAPRGLSVSGLADREVEILRLVADGYDTRDIAKRLAYSERTVKNALHDITTRFQLKNRSHAVAYAVREGLI
- a CDS encoding DUF4280 domain-containing protein, which encodes MPAPLIVSGATLACSMGSAPGALTIPPDEQVTIAGAAAATVANTAAVTNVPSFGLCRSLGNPEVSSATSAAQGVLTPQPCLPKIVGPWLPGTAAVLIGRIPAVSQTCTCACAYGGMVSVSRPGQEGVLG